A stretch of Parabacteroides pacaensis DNA encodes these proteins:
- a CDS encoding N-acetylmuramoyl-L-alanine amidase codes for MKTIDAIIIHCSATRAGQDIKATDIDRMHRARGFNQIGYNYVIDLDGTVEEGRPLTIDGAHCNTKGFSGISYNKHSIGICYIGGLDANGKPADTRTPEQKKALRELIKRLCREYTIIELLGHRDTSPDLDDSGEIEPVEFIKACPCFDVRSEFPNFLRNVVVKP; via the coding sequence ATGAAAACAATTGATGCAATCATTATCCATTGTTCGGCTACGCGTGCCGGACAGGATATTAAAGCTACGGACATTGACCGGATGCACAGGGCACGTGGGTTTAATCAGATTGGCTACAATTACGTGATTGACTTAGACGGGACGGTAGAAGAAGGTCGTCCACTCACCATCGACGGGGCGCACTGTAATACAAAAGGGTTTTCCGGCATATCATATAATAAACATTCAATCGGCATCTGCTATATCGGTGGGCTGGATGCTAACGGTAAGCCGGCTGATACTCGTACGCCAGAACAAAAGAAAGCCTTACGTGAACTGATTAAAAGGCTTTGCCGGGAATATACTATTATTGAACTGTTAGGTCATCGCGATACTTCACCTGATCTTGACGATAGCGGGGAGATTGAGCCGGTGGAATTTATTAAGGCTTGTCCCTGCTTTGATGTTCGGAGTGAGTTTCCTAACTTCCTTAGAAATGTAGTTGTGAAACCATGA